In uncultured Methanobacterium sp., a genomic segment contains:
- a CDS encoding ABC transporter permease, whose product MIRPLKNQLTLIMAMDQHPKRGEGDIMDFIKILKDSYHVMAKDMLELKRNRMSLAALFMMPLLFLVMFGFIFPSGSTQQNMPMGLVNLDQGQGSNEFIAQLEAMNKNTSYMKFQNYSSVDDAKTAINKGKLYGVFIIPPGFSENLTNGQSADFTVYVDNSNPQISMQIQQVLSSTVSGMNNIKAEANVVGLGKATNLSVNPQAMIFPYIPNIQTTIPGQTNYFNFLAPGLMIMIVMMSVMTGIPEAISKEKEMGTFDGMLSAPISQLSVIIGKTAALCTRGLIQCVIILAIAIVLFGVTIQGSILLAFFMLLLGIFSFIGIGIMAISMSGDQASSTMIVNLLMFPMMFLGGIFYPIQQMPWFMQAISQVIPLTYAADAMRKIMLLNAGVGDVMNQIIILVAFGVVTMAIAVPLFRKSMTR is encoded by the coding sequence GTGATCAGGCCACTGAAAAACCAGTTAACACTCATCATGGCCATGGACCAGCACCCAAAGCGAGGGGAAGGTGATATTATGGATTTCATTAAAATTCTAAAAGATAGTTATCATGTAATGGCTAAGGACATGCTAGAGCTTAAACGAAACAGAATGTCACTGGCAGCCCTGTTTATGATGCCATTACTCTTCCTGGTCATGTTTGGATTCATTTTCCCCAGTGGTAGCACCCAGCAAAACATGCCCATGGGACTGGTTAACCTTGACCAGGGCCAGGGAAGCAATGAATTTATAGCACAGCTGGAGGCCATGAATAAAAATACCAGCTACATGAAGTTTCAAAATTATTCCAGTGTAGATGACGCTAAAACTGCAATTAACAAAGGAAAACTGTATGGAGTGTTCATCATACCTCCGGGGTTCTCTGAAAATTTAACCAATGGACAATCCGCTGATTTCACCGTATACGTAGATAACAGCAACCCCCAGATTTCCATGCAAATCCAGCAGGTACTATCCAGCACAGTAAGTGGAATGAATAACATTAAGGCCGAGGCTAATGTAGTGGGTCTTGGTAAGGCAACAAATCTGTCAGTTAATCCACAGGCTATGATCTTCCCTTACATTCCAAATATTCAGACCACAATACCGGGCCAAACAAATTACTTTAACTTCCTAGCTCCAGGGCTCATGATCATGATCGTGATGATGAGTGTTATGACCGGTATTCCAGAGGCCATCTCTAAAGAGAAGGAAATGGGCACATTCGATGGAATGTTATCAGCACCAATCAGTCAACTCTCAGTTATCATTGGTAAAACAGCAGCACTGTGTACCCGAGGTTTAATCCAGTGTGTGATAATCCTGGCCATTGCCATAGTCCTGTTTGGAGTTACCATCCAGGGAAGCATCCTACTGGCATTCTTCATGCTCCTCCTGGGCATATTCAGCTTCATAGGAATAGGAATAATGGCAATTTCCATGTCTGGAGATCAAGCTTCCAGTACCATGATTGTGAACCTGCTGATGTTCCCCATGATGTTTCTGGGAGGGATTTTTTATCCAATTCAACAGATGCCCTGGTTCATGCAGGCCATTTCACAGGTAATCCCCTTAACTTATGCTGCCGATGCAATGCGTAAAATAATGCTCTTAAACGCAGGTGTGGGAGATGTGATGAATCAGATAATCATACTGGTAGCATTTGGAGTGGTTACCATGGCCATTGCCGTGCCACTCTTCAGGAAATCAATGACCCGGTAA